Proteins found in one Bombus terrestris chromosome 1, iyBomTerr1.2, whole genome shotgun sequence genomic segment:
- the LOC100644915 gene encoding DNA methyltransferase 1-associated protein 1 has product MKDKSLSKLDSMADVRDILDIEVPTTSELTKESIIGSDKKNRKKYEYKVPKRPEGMHREVFALLCKDNTDVPPLFPTDTAKGYKQVRAKLGMKKVRPWKWTPFTNPARTDGAVFHHWRRVADAGKEYPFAIFNKKIPIPTYTNAEYVQHLVTNGWTRAETDHLFDLCRRFDLRFIIIKDRWDCTKFPARSVEDLKERYYQVCAALTRAKSHNDKVYMFDAEHEKRRKEQLKKLFERTPEQVEEEQMLLSELRKIEQRKKERDRKTQDLQKLITAADHQADPRKNERKPAKKSGASARSRPNKADTSHTVESAGIKFPDFKNSGVSLRSQRIKLPSSLGQKKMKGIEQMLNELRIELNPPPTEQICQQFNELRSDIVLHYELRSALSTCDYELQSLRHQYEALAPGKTLTIPPALLPKSEPEVKADIIDVVGSPSMPSVPH; this is encoded by the exons AT GAAGGACAAAAGTTTGTCGAAACTTGATAGCATGGCAGATGTCCGCGATATATTAGACATCGAGGTACCTACCACAAGTGAGCTCACGAAGGAATCAATTATAGGTAGTGACaagaaaaatcgtaaaaaatatgaatacaaaGTGCCGAAGAGACCGGAGGGCATGCATCGTGAAGTCTTTGCATTGCTCTGTAAAGATAATACTGATGTACCTCCGCTATTTCCAACGGATACCGCAAAGGGATATAAACAAGTTAGGGCTAAACTTGGTATGAAAAAAGTGAGACCATGGAAGTGGACACCATTTACTAATCCCGCTAGGACAGATGGTGCTGTTTTTCACCATTGGAGACGAGTTGCAGATGCTGGAAAGGAATATCCTTTtgctatatttaataaaaagattcCTATCCCAACATATACTAATGCAGAATATGTTCAACATTTGGTTACAAATGGTTGGACAAGAGCAGAAACCGATCACTTGTTTGATTTGTGTAGGAGGTTCGATCTAAGGTTTATCATAATCAAAGACAGGTGGGATTGTACAAAGTTCCCTGCAAGATCCGTAGAGGACTTAAAAGAAAG GTATTATCAAGTGTGTGCAGCTTTAACAAGGGCAAAGTCTCACAATGACAAGGTTTATATGTTCGATGCTGAACATGAGAAACGCAGGAAAGAAcagttaaaaaaattgtttgaaaggACACCGGAACAAGTAGAAGAGGAACAAATGCTATTATCTGAGCTAAGAAAAATCGAacaaaggaagaaggaaagggaTAGAAAGACTCAAGatttgcaaaaattaataacaGCTGCTGATCACCAAGCTGATCCAaggaagaatgaaagaaaaccTGCAAAGAAGAGTGGAGCTTCTGCTCGAAGTAGACCAAACAAAGCTGATACTTCTCAT ACAGTAGAATCCGCTGGAATTAAGTTCCCAGATTTTAAAAATAGCGGTGTTTCCCTCCGTTCTCAGCGAATAAAATTGCCAAGTAGTTTAGGTCAAAAGAAAATGAAGGGTATCGAACAAATGCTTAATGAACTTCGTATAG AGTTAAATCCACCACCCACGGAGCAAATATGTCAACAATTTAACGAATTAAGGAGCGATATCGTTTTACACTATGAACTTCGAAGCGCGTTATCGACGTGCGATTACGAGTTGCAATCATTGAGGCACCAATACGAAGCTTTAGCACCAGGGAAG ACATTAACGATACCACCTGCCTTGTTACCAAAAAGCGAGCCGGAAGTTAAAGCAGATATAATAGATGTGGTGGGTTCACCCAGTATGCCATCTGTTCCTCACTAA